The window TCGAGCTGCGGGCCGGCGACCCCTGGCGGACGCCGTTGCTGATGTTCGGCGGCATCGGTGCCGCACTGGACGTCCTCGGGCCGCTGGTCGACGCCATCGACGCCGACGTCCCGGTCATCCGGGTGGACGTGCCCGGCATCGGCGGCTCGCCCGCCGCGGTGCCGCTGCCGATCCCGGTGCTCGCGGGTCTGATGTCGGAACTGCTCGACACGCTCGGCCACCCCGAGGTCGACGTCCTCGGCTATTCGTGGGGCGGCGCCCTGGCGCAGCAGTTCGCTCTCCAGCACGCCGTCCGCTGCCGCCGGCTGATCCTGATGAGCACCAACACCGGGGCGGTGTCGGTCCTGCCGCAACCGTCGGTGCTGGCGTCGCTGCTGATCCCGCGCTCGGTCCCGGACGCCGGCGCCGCGGCCCGGCTGGACGGCCTGACGCTGCACGAGGACCTGCGGACCGCCATCGCCGGGGCGGCGGGCGGCGGCGCCGGCACCGGCACCGGCTGGTGGGGCTACCTGACCCAGCTCGGGGCGCTGATGGCCTGGTCGAGCCTGCCCTTCCTGCCGTTCCTCACGCAGGAGACGCTGGTCATCAGCGGCGCCGACGACCCGATCGTCCCGCTGGTCAACGCCCGGGTGCTGGCCGAGACCATTCCG is drawn from Nakamurella deserti and contains these coding sequences:
- a CDS encoding alpha/beta fold hydrolase — encoded protein: MRPHRCQEEVQVFQESAPHPPPHAGDGRPGDAPGPAGGPPATDRRLVRVGWFDLQVELRAGDPWRTPLLMFGGIGAALDVLGPLVDAIDADVPVIRVDVPGIGGSPAAVPLPIPVLAGLMSELLDTLGHPEVDVLGYSWGGALAQQFALQHAVRCRRLILMSTNTGAVSVLPQPSVLASLLIPRSVPDAGAAARLDGLTLHEDLRTAIAGAAGGGAGTGTGWWGYLTQLGALMAWSSLPFLPFLTQETLVISGADDPIVPLVNARVLAETIPRATLAVVPGGHFGIVHEAPDLGARISRFLA